The window GTTATGGACTGTAGAAAGAAGTCTCCAAACACCAGAAACAATAGACAACCGCAGTTCACTCCAAGTTAGTGTGGGACGGTAGACCGTTCGTTATCCTATGACAATTGAGGACCCTTGATTCGCACAAGAAGGACTCAGGGGGGCATGCTTAATTGGACCTGTCCATTAAGACCAGGCTGTCCAGTACTGAGGTAGAGAGTTAGTTAAACTGTGGTCCTTTGGTGATGCGTGGTACGTGCTTGCCTGAAAATAAACGAGCTCATTTGGCACTAAACAAGCTCGTTTAACTTTAATATGAGTTTGCTTAAACATTCAACTAAGGTGTGAAAGAGACTACTTTGTCTCAGGTCTCCATGAAGCGGATCACATGTATATTATCGCTGCctcgagcttttccacctcgTAATGTGACTGATGCTAGTGCAACAGACATAAGTTGTGAGCCATATGTACTTGCATAACCTCCGCGAGGCAAAAGTTGTTCCATCAAAAGGGTACTAATAAAGAATACAGCTCACGTGACGTTATTGGATTGCGCATAGTGGTCCAAAGAAGACGAAAAGACATGGATCCTGCGCACGCTATCCCAACCACAGTCACCAGATAAACAGCAGACCAGATAAACAGCATGCAAGATAAACAGTAGAGGCGAGACTACCCACCAGacaaaagaaagagaaatgTGATGATCTGCAGTCTCGAAGCCACCGGCTTGATATAAAGCTGCAGTACGATTAATGTTGGAAGATTAATAACCGCAGAGGCAGCCCAGGGATTCCATGTGCCAATATAATTCAACCTAGAGTGCCATCGAGGGGACCATGCCATAATGACTGACTGGTTCGAGGTGCCCACTCAGTTCAAGACATGCCCGGGCCAGATATCAGTGGATGCCTCAGCAGCAGTCTCGGGCCGCCGGCATAGAGACTGGCACCAGCAGTTTCGCGGAGCCAAAGGTGCCCCGGCGGTACCAGAGACCGAAAGTGAAGCTCAGAAGGAATGCAAATAATTGCACAGGCGCATGGTAGGCAGCATAAACGATAAGAAAGAGTAGTCAACTCAGCCAAAAGACATGTCAGGAGACGAGGACTTTCGTCCTCAACCAGGAGCAGTAGTGCCGTCTGCAAGGTTGTACATATCAAGATTCTGGGGTACCTTACCGGGAGACCCGCCACCATCTCGGACCCGCGGtcctgccgccgccgccgtcgatCTCACCGGGACTTGGCCCCCGGTTCATGGAGGTAGCCAGACAATTTGCAGCCTGGCATTGAAACATAACTCCTCATCGGGTCACCAAACAGCCTTCCTTCGATGTCCAAGAGGAGCCCCAAGTAACCGTAGATACCTTATTTCACAGTGATGATGTTCCCCGAAGTTTAGGCAGGGCCCAACGCCAAGTCTCGGGTAACACAGCGCCTGGTAAACCTTGTGTAGCTTAtccctgccgccgccaaaccCGCGTTTTTGCCGAAGTTACCTAGCGCGCACGGGTCAGCGTTGCTtcggttgctggtggtgcatGCTTGGTTCAGCCTCGTGTCGCGCCAGTTGATCCATCGCCAACTCCCTTCAACTTTCAAGAGACCTATGCGACGGTCTGATACTCGATCTATACCACTTCTCCCAAGTCTTTACGTGTGCCGGCACCTCTCAAAGAACCCGGTAAGCTGCTTTGATGGACATTCTGGCTCTTCAATGCCCCGTTACAGAGCCCCTTCACTCCTGGAAGCACATGCTTTGTCTACATCATGGCGCCTGGCCTGGTCTGCCTGCTAAGCTGATTGATATCTCCAGACTCTACACAAGGCTGTACCCCGCTtcggacgacgacgagcccCGAACCGATCGAATACCGAATAGCAaccaaggaggagacaaCTTCAAGGTATGGACATCTGATTATGGTCTTGTTTTAGTTTCGTATCTCTCCCGTCAAGCCGACTGCCCGGATTCAGGGCCATCAACCGAGATACCCCAACCCCGTTCCCGAAGTCTAGCACCCACGATATATGCTCTACCCCCAAGCCCGTCGTCCCCGATTACACCCGAGAAGGATACACTGCCCAAGACTCCCGCTGAGCCGGCCCCTATTCTGTCAACCTCATCCCGCCGGTTCGTGTGCCCAGTGGTATCAAAGCAGGACTCAACAGGTCTCAGCCCCACTCGCCAGCCAGTGGCCGTGAGACTATTCGGAGGAAAAAAACGTGAGCATAGGCATCATGGATGCTTGTTCAGTCTCAAGTGCTTGACTTGCTGCCTGGGAGTCTAGTCAGTTGTTGAGCTCGGTAGTGTCAAAAGTCTGCCCCGAAGAGCCTTTGGCTTTAATAAGCCAGCCCGTGGTTGAGGAAGCTTCATACAAGAGGAGAGAACAAATGACCGGCATTGATGGACAACCAGGCTCGCCAGCGGCTCGACGTCGTTTATGGCAGGGCCAGAAGCTTTGTTGTCTTGAAAGGGGAAGGTTCCCAGAGACATCCACAAGGGCCGAGGACATTGGACGCCTCCACATTTCTATACTTCTGGGGACTATAGTCTGTCAGACTTCGGTTGCTTGCCAGAAGTCCAGGtagtggctggaggagtgCCTTGTCACCCAAGACTACTCACCTCCTGGTCTAGGGGTTCAGAGCGGTGGTCCAGGGGTTCAGAGCAGATGACTGGAGGAAACCTGACGGTCGACCCCTCGACGCAAAGCCAAGCGCTTGAATTTTCAAACGGCCGCCCTATGTCACTGCTCGTCCTCTGCCGTTGTCGACGACCACCCACGCGATGAAGATTGCCCAGCTTTCGTCGACTGGAGCCCGTCGACCCTTCGCGTTAGAAGGACTCCTTGGCTTTCACACGCATCTTGTCTTGGTTGGCCGGCTACTGGTGGCTTCGGGATGGGATTGCCATGCAACAGGCTACATCGAAAGACAGGTTTCGTTCGCCAGCGACTCCCCATTCTCGAGTCGAGTCACCTGTGGTCAGCAACCGCCCTGCCATACGATCCGTCCTCAACTCGCCCCCTTAGTCTCTGCCTTCGAACAGCTCACCGCTGGCCCGTCGAGTAGCCACGACATCGATAGACTCTGGGACACGACATCGATAGACTCTGGGACACGACATCGGTAGACTGCGACAAGACAGGCGGGGAATACTGGGTTACCACAGGCTCCTTATACTTGTTGGTTTCGTTGCCTCTCGCCAACTACAGCCATCTCCGAGCCAACCAAGAGAATAGGGGAGTTGAACTACACAGACCAGAAATATCGTTGGACGTGTTGCCCACACCAGACCGCCGAGCAATTTTTGCCAACCTCTCAGCCAGATGCTTGTCGTCGACCATGATCCTTCTCCAGTCTACCAGGAGTACAGACTGCCCCCCAGCAGAAACGACACTCTGCCTCGAGCCCCCGCTTTCACAGCACTACCATACCGGCAACTCCCAGAAGGCTTGTTCAAGGCGGGTAGCAAGGACCAGATTCCCAAACACTCAAAGCTCCTGCTGCACTACCTCCCCGGCAGCTCTCGATCCTGATCTAGTCCCAGACCATCACCAAGGCTACGCTGCGCGAACTGTCAGCTACATTTGCTTCGGCTCTTTCCCCGTTGCAACCCATGAGGCACTGGACACTAGAGACCCCAGACATGCCTTCGAGAACCAGTCTGCTGCTGTCTCATTGCGGTATCCGCCCCCGAATTCCCTGAAGTCCAACCCAGTCAAGGAGCTCATATCTCCGCCCACGTTCGACCGGAGCTCTTCGTTTTTCAATTacttcttgtcctccatGGTTACAAGCCAGTGATGCAAAGAAACCAGCAAAAAGCGGCAAAAAATCTCAACCATGTCTGGGGTGTCGACAAGCTCCATGCTGCTTGTTTGAGATTCCGCGCCTTCACACAAGCCAGCTCTCCATCTGAGCCTCTAGTTGCTTCACAGCAGGACGAGAACACGCCTGATATGTCACATAAGTCACCCACATGATAGTGCTATCTCTCTGTGCTGCTCTCCCTGCTTGTGGTGCCGCTCCACTCCGCTAGCCCGAGCTCGCCGGAGACGCCTTACGCAGCCACAGACATTCTGTGCTCCGTAGACAGCACGTTTCAAGATTGGAAAGAAGATGGGAGCAGGGTAACATAGTGTTCTTGTTACTGGAGGCTTCTACCAGTGGGCATTGGCAGTATGCGGCGCTTCGCGCAGTTCCGCTGAGAGAGTCCAAGAACCCCTTTACAGCCCCACCGACCACAAACAAGAGCTTGGCCGCAGTAGCCACATGCCTGGCTTGGCACAGGCGCCTCTTTTACAAGGCTGAGAACCCCTTTCCAGACGTATTACTGGTCATCAGATGGAAGAGTCCGCAATCACCACGACAAAAGGTCACCAAAAACTACTCTGGGAGGCATATGAGATGCTTATCAGCCTACCTACCCGCGAGCGTCCACCTTGGCCCAGTCAACCTACCTCTAAACAAGAGCCTGTCAAGCAACCCACATCTGCCTGACCATCAATTTGAAGGATCCATGGTAGAGCAGAAACAATTACCACCCGACAGACCCGAAACGACTTCAGACAAGAGTAAAAAGCGGAGATGAGAGACAAAGCTATATCAGACGGAGAACAATGTAGGCACAGAACTAAGGAGACAGCGCCCCACTGTCGGTCTTTAATTGTCTTTCGGTCCTACCGGTCTTTTCTTGCCTGTCGGAGCCGACTGCTTGACGGCGCCGAAAGGCCCGAAGGTAGCCATCAGAGGCGCGCCCTATCTATTGAGGCTCCTTTCTCTGAGATCTCTTcccgctctctctcttcctggTACTGAACCACAGTCAAGACGTCAAGAGAACCCAAGTCGCCAAGGACATCCAAGCCGTCAATAACATCCAAGTTCAAGTACCGATATTCATGCTGTCAAGACCATTCAGGCCATCAAGAACCCGGGGAGAGCCAGGGCCTAGCACTTGGCTTGCCCTCCATGTGCTTTTCCGTCGGTAGACGGTTGAGCCAAACAAAGTCCATGGAAGTAAGCAGTCCTCCCCGTCATGCCATCATCTCTAGCACTGGCTAACCGTTCTTTCCCAGGCACTCTTCTGAGATGGACATCGTCCTATTCCTTTGGACTTGCTCTGCTACCTCAAAGTTCTCACAAAGACGCCGCCCTTTTCACGATCCACCGAGCTATTCCTCAACCTACGGCGTGAACACATCACTGGTCCTCCATCCGACGAAAGAGATGACTCCGAACAAACCCAAAACGTCTCTTCAATCAAGATCCCTCCGATCGAACCCTCGACTGTCAAGCCAAACTCTATTCAAAGGCCTCGAGCAGGCCCAAGGCGGCTTGAAGACAAACTCCCGGAGCCAGTTGCACCGCACTCTAGCTCGATCGATCCGTTCCACGGCAGGGCTTCAGTTCGCATCAGAAACTAGCCAGGACGGATGGGAGTATACTCGAGACGGTACAGAGCCGAGAAGGATTGACATGCCAAAACGCCCATGTTCTTGGATCACCGCTCTACACGCCGCGATAACCGGACACATTGGAGCGGGTTCGACGGGGACTTCTCTCTGCTTAGGGGCTTTCGGCGGTCCtctgtttgttgttttgtccACAGCCTCCGAGATTGCTTCAACCGGGAACTCTGGACTGGCGTGCTTTTGCCTGTTCAAAGTTGGCAACACTTCTTCTAGGACGGGAACTTGACCTAGACGACGTGGAATACTTCGAGATGGTTGTAGCTGCCCTTGACCAAAGTTGGTTTGCTGGGTAGCTCAGCTGTGTCTACTGCTTGGTTTCTTGCTGTTTCCAGATGATTACTGGAACACTTCTAGGGGTTGGATCGTGTGTCTGTTACTCTGCTTCCCGATTTCCCTGGGGAATTGGCTATGGAAGACTGGACGCCTACTTGGGGGTAGTTTACCGCCTGAAATTTTGGCAACAGTGCTCTCATTGCTTCTGTTACTGGACTAGACACAAAAATAACTGGCCATAATCAACTACTAGGTGTGCTGACCCCCTCACAGGTACGCCACACCGCCCACGCCCTGCCCCGAGctcccttcctccacccAGGATTGTTTATTTCTGCCTTGTGGTCACTCCTCACCCCACACTACCAAAGACTTTTTCTTCCTGCAACCTCGTTCTCGTTCTTCGTGGCATTTCCCCCCCACGAATCACTCATCACCAGCTCTCGCGACCTTTTCTCACAGGTTACAGCAGATCCAGGACTACGACCACACTTGAACCATCATATCAGGTATGTATTTACGATTCTTTGCCATCATCTTTTGGTTTTCCCTTCATCCCCAACTGTGGTCGCGGGCGAGGACTAGTTTGGTCCGGTCTCTTTTGACCACACTGCCAGTAGCAGTAATTTCCTACCTCACCTCTGCTTTatccttctcaaactcctcagATGTGTTTTCGTCCACCTCTCATTGTATCCCCCCAATCACAGATAGCACCATCGTTCCCTTCCCGGCTGGATTCATTGTTGTTCGTCATTCCtgggcttgttggtgatCAGGGtgtaaacaaacaaacaatcaTTGTATCATCCTCTTACAACACCCATTATATCTCATCTGAATGGCGGTTTCCCTCTGTCTTTGAAACACTGCTTTGTTAGCGTGGACTGGACACACATCGGACAACTTTAATCTTCTCAACTTCTCCCCGTTTATATACTCCCTCCACATTCAGCACCCTTCTATCCTATTGCCTACCTATCCACGCGAGCACCCATACTCTCTCGTGGTTCCCTTCAATAGCGATCCCGTACGTCGATGACGTATACAGGACACAATAGTATCGCTTCTCAATTTTCCTCGACCTAACAGTCAGCCCTATCAGCGTTGTCTACCACAACACCCATCCACCATTCAGGTATTTGGAAACCCcctcttgtttcttttccccTGCACCAACACCTTTTCTTCCACAGCCACAGTTGGACTTGAGAACCCTTCTTCAATCACATCCTGTTCTTCCACTCTATGCCTCGTTGATCTTGAGTACCCCTTCACCTTCGAGTCGCTTGTCCACCCAGTCACTTCTTCATCAAGCCAAGCACAACTCCAGCAAGCGACTCTCCACCGGGTCTGCTACCTTGATTGTCCTCCCCGTCCGCTgccttcaccttcttcacctcgcTACACCCTCCCTGTTTGTCCAGGACATTACTAACACTTGATAATAGTTCCTCATTACCGTCTTCAAACCGACCGCTTAATTCAGCCATAAGGTATACCATTCACCTTCTATTCACTTATGAAAGACCTGAAGCTAACAAGTATTCGGCCTCCAGATAGCACCGACCTGACCGCAACGTAAGTCTACCACCCATCACAGCCCGGTCTTCTAGATCTATCGACATCAAGCTTCAGTCCAGCCAAGACGTTATGTGGTCGTgaaaccccatcatcctcttcaccttgcTTCTACACACCACACTACACCCCTATTACAGCTGCTGCACTGGCCACGCCTAGTCGCTCTTGGCAGACCTGCTTttcccacccctttccccattGTTTACTTTGGGTGGGGTCGGCGAAGTTGCTCCTAATGACCAATGCTCAGGCAGAAGTCACAAGGAGCTCACTAGGTTCTCCCTAGGGAGTGTCCTATGTTCGCCCTGCACTCGTCCCTCATTTCCCTCACTTTATCCTACCTTCTCCGAGTGATTCCCACTGACTGCACAGCTCTCACTTTGGTTTCACAGCTTTTCGAGGAGAACAGACAATAACCATGATCTAGGGTTTTAGGCAGGGTTTTTCAGAGTTGGCAGTTCAAGAGGAAGCAAATCATTGGGATTTAATCCTCATCTTTCACACCTGTATCTCCAAGAACCACACTTGAgagggaagaagggcaaACAAAAAGCCAGCACCAGGAGTTCACAAGCACAGAGCTTGACTCCTTGATTTCAGTTTTCGTCGATCGCCACCTTGAAGGTTGATCGAAGTGTACGTATTACAAACTCTCTGCCTTTGTTTTCCTATCACATCTTTATGGATCATCCTTTTCATCGCATCATATTTGCACTTTCACTTGGTCGGCGTTGAAGCTGGGACATGCTGTCTCGAGCCAAGGGTGCCGATTACGAATCGCAACCGTACATTTTTGTTTCCGTTTGGGCATGTATTCTAATCTAATAGCCAGGGCTTAATCATATCTGATTTCAAAGCACACAAGAACTCTCACACAAGCATCCACAATGGCTGAGAACGACGATTTCGTCCTCGACGTCTACGGGGATGAGAAGAATGACCAGGGCGGTAACGATCACCAAGAGAACGGCAACAGCGGTCACTATGACAGAGAGGATGCCCACGCCGGCAATAGCCAGGGCAACCACGAGGACTATGACTACGCCGGTGAGAACGGTGACGAGAACCAGGGTCAGGGCCACAACGGCGCCGACCTGTACGACATGGGCGAGTCTGACGGCCAGGCCCAGCCGCGTCAGAGCCCCCAGCCCAAGCAGGGCATCAAGCGCAAGGAGGGTGAAGGTTCGGATGAGCGCCCTGTCGACCCCGGCGCCACCACCGCGCTGCTCATCAATGAGCTGAACTGGTGGACGACTGACGACGACATCCGCGGTTGGGCTGTTCAGGCCCAATGTGAGGCTGAACTCAAAGACATTACTTTCAGCGAGCACAAGGTTAACGGCAAGAGCAAGGGGTaagttttgttttgttttctctcgCACATCAGATAAAAGCCTTGGAGCGGTTTGCTAACACCAATACATCGGATTAGACAAGCTTATGTCGAGTTCACGTCCCAGCAGGCCGCCACGGCGGTCAAGCACCGCATCGAGTCACTGGCCAACGAGCCGAATCAGCCGGCGTCGAAGCGTCCCACGGCGATTTACAACAATCCGTCGTTCAACCCTTTCCGGACGCTGCCCAAGGACACCCCCAACCGGGGCGGCGCTCCCAGAGATGGccaaggtggtggtcgtcCTCCTGTTGGCCCAAACCACAATGATTCGCAGCGCCCGAACAGCTACCAGGGCGGCAACAacggctttggtggtggcggttaCCGCGGTAGAGGTGGTTACACTCCTCGTGGTCAGATGAACCGCGGTGGTTATAGCAATTACCAGGGCGGCATGAACAACCAGTTCAACCCCGGTAACAACATGGGCTTCAAcgctggcggtggcggtggcggtggcggtggttatggtggtggcgggttcAACAACAGAGGTGGAATGGGCATGAtgggtcgtggtggtggcatgcGCGGtcgcggtggtggcggcgctGGAAATGCCATGGGCATGATGCCCATGAACCCCATGGCTGGCGGTGGCATGATGGGAATGGGTGCTGGTATGAAccccatgatgatgggtggtgctggcccAATGGGTATGGGTGGACCCATGGGTGGTATGCCTGGTAAGGACCCCAGAACTGACTTTTTCCCTGGCGGCACTGGGCCGTCtcgactttttcttttctttttttgacCGCCTGCTAACGCGAAAGGACCCATCTCAGCCTTCCAAGGGATGGGCAACCAGTTTTCCCAGCCGTTcgggtttggtggaggttcgggtggtgctggtgggttcggtggcggtgggaaCAGCCAAGCCCAGAATCCGCATGGTGCGAAGCGTCCCCGGGGGGAGTAGGACTCCTCTCCGGGCGTTTCTGGACAACAgggtcgtggaggaggtggtgctgatggtgCTCCTGGCGGCAACGGACGTGGCGGTCAGGGCcatggccgtggtggtggtgct is drawn from Podospora pseudocomata strain CBS 415.72m chromosome 1 map unlocalized CBS415.72m_1, whole genome shotgun sequence and contains these coding sequences:
- a CDS encoding uncharacterized protein (COG:S; EggNog:ENOG503NYXK), which produces MAFSSIATLKVDRSSPQPKQGIKRKEGEGSDERPVDPGATTALLINELNWWTTDDDIRGWAVQAQCEAELKDITFSEHKVNGKSKGQAYVEFTSQQAATAVKHRIESLANEPNQPASKRPTAIYNNPSFNPFRTLPKDTPNRGGAPRDGQGGGRPPVGPNHNDSQRPNSYQGGNNGFGGGGYRGRGGYTPRGQMNRGGYSNYQGGMNNQFNPGNNMGFNAGGGGGGGGGYGGGGFNNRGGMGMMGRGGGMRGRGGGGAGNAMGMMPMNPMAGGGMMGMGAGMNPMMMGGAGPMGMGGPMGGMPAFQGMGNQFSQPFGFGGGSGGAGGFGGGGNSQAQNPHGAKRPRGE